The following proteins are co-located in the Gordonia polyisoprenivorans genome:
- a CDS encoding DUF721 family protein: protein MTDQPDAGAPDAGAPDAGAPDTRPPATGSVAPADGLTGYERARRALEEARASARAAGKSVGQGRASPPRRRSGVRQGGRRRWSGSGPDARDPQPFGRLVGGLARERGWQPRIAEGTLFGMWEQIVGADISAHATPISLRDNVLYVQAESTAWATQLRYVQAQILAKIAAAIGDGMVTSLKITGPKGPSWRKGERHVRGRGPRDTYG, encoded by the coding sequence ATGACCGATCAGCCTGACGCAGGAGCACCTGACGCAGGAGCACCTGACGCAGGAGCACCCGACACGCGGCCACCGGCGACCGGTTCCGTGGCGCCGGCCGACGGACTCACCGGCTACGAGCGTGCGCGGCGCGCCTTGGAGGAGGCGAGGGCCTCGGCCCGCGCCGCCGGCAAGTCGGTCGGTCAGGGTCGCGCGTCGCCACCGCGTCGACGATCCGGTGTGCGTCAGGGTGGTCGTCGGCGGTGGTCGGGATCCGGTCCGGACGCGCGGGATCCGCAGCCCTTCGGACGGCTCGTCGGTGGACTGGCCCGTGAACGCGGTTGGCAACCGCGCATCGCCGAGGGCACCTTGTTCGGCATGTGGGAGCAGATCGTCGGTGCCGACATCTCCGCCCATGCCACACCGATATCGTTGCGCGACAATGTCTTATACGTCCAGGCCGAGTCCACGGCGTGGGCGACGCAGCTGCGGTACGTGCAGGCACAGATCCTCGCCAAGATCGCCGCGGCGATCGGCGACGGAATGGTCACGTCACTGAAGATCACCGGACCCAAGGGTCCGTCGTGGCGCAAGGGGGAGCGGCACGTGCGTGGGCGTGGACCCCGCGACACCTACGGAT